The following are from one region of the Nymphaea colorata isolate Beijing-Zhang1983 chromosome 7, ASM883128v2, whole genome shotgun sequence genome:
- the LOC116257724 gene encoding uncharacterized protein LOC116257724, translating to MPAIFDMFRLHFIFSSLLFFFFFSNASVHEYAESELVLKGNAYVLHGGSEGIYSSVSNKNASAIANGESYIRFEKITFKRTKNSAKLHSNTDDNTGLVQVVVFEVDDRESIGGSVYGGQRAVCCTPDLGKIGACTQGEIIHRPSMKNPGWPKVFPVYFQGDNIYTTMESKLIKITSTGMYNLYFIQCDPDLKGLLVDGKTIWKNPTGYLPGRMAPLMNFYGFMSLAYVLLGIIWFSWYARFWREVMPLQNCITLVIALGMFEMALWYFEYAAFNTTGIRPSGITMWAVTFGSIKRSVSRVLLLVVSMGYGVVRPTLGGLTSKVLLLGGTFFLASEVLELVENVGSVSDFSGKERLFLVLPVALLDAFFIVWIFTSLSKTLNKLQLRRMTAKLDIYRKFTNALLVSVLVSIGWICYELYFKSTDNYNQRWQNAWIVPAVWQVLSFLLLCVICMLWAPSQNSMRYAYSAEASEDFDKEDTLTLIKPAHTPSKDERSVGQMETKQMHVSGSTLQFNGDIEEDKRE from the exons ATGCCTGCAATTTTCGATATGTTCCGTCTTCACTTCATCTTCTCTTCGctactcttcttcttcttcttcagcaacgCGTCCGTTCACGAATACGCGGAGTCCGAATTGGTCCTGAAAGGCAACGCCTACGTCCTCCACGGCGGCAGCGAGGGGATTTACTCTTCTGTTTCCAACAAAAACGCGTCCGCGATTGCCAACGGAGAGTCATATATCAG GTTCGAAAAAATCACATtcaaaaggacaaaaaattCAGCTAAGCTTCATTCTAATACTGATGACAACACCGGCCTGGTCCAAGTTGTTGTTTTCGAGGTGGATGACCGAGAATCAATAGGTGGTTCTGTTTATGGTGGCCAAAGAGCTGTGTGCTGCACACCTGATCTTGGTAAGATTGGTGCATGTACTCAAGGTGAGATCATTCACCGCCCATCCATGAAGAATCCTGGCTGGCCAAAAGTGTTCCCTGTATACTTTCAGGGAGACAATATATATACAACCATGGAGTCAAAGTTGATAAAGATCACAAGCACTGGAATGTATAACCTATATTTCATTCAGTGTGATCCAGACCTCAAGGGACTACTTGTGGATGGCAAGACTATATGGAAAAATCCAACTGGTTATCTTCCTGGAAGAATGGCCCCACTTATGAACTTCTATGGTTTTATGTCTCTGGCATATGTGCTGCTTGGGATCATATGGTTTTCTTGGTATGCCAGATTCTGGAGAGAAGTCATGCCTCTCCAAAATTGTATTACATTAGTTATTGCATTGGGAATGTTTGAGATGGCGCTGTGGTACTTTGAATATGCTGCTTTCAACACAACTGGGATCAGACCATCTGGAATTACAATGTGGGCGGTAACATTTGGTAGCATTAAGAGATCAGTTTCACGTGTTCTACTGCTTGTAGTTTCTATGGGCTATGGAGTCGTGAGGCCAACACTTGGGGGTCTCACTTCAAAAGTTCTTCTGCTAGGAGGAACTTTCTTCTTGGCATCGGAAGTTCTTGAATTGGTAGAGAATGTTGGCTCAGTAAGCGATTTCTCTGGAAAGGAAAGATTATTTCTTGTCCTTCCAGTTGCCCTTCTTGATGCTTTCTTCATTGTCTGGATATTCACTTCTCTATCCAAAACCCTTAATAAGCTTCAG TTAAGAAGAATGACGGCCAAGCTGGACATCTACAGGAAATTCACCAATGCATTGCTGGTGTCTGTTCTTGTATCAATTGGCTGGATTTGTTATGAG CTTTACTTTAAGTCAACAGATAACTATAACCAACGGTGGCAGAACGCCTGGATCGTTCCAGCCGTTTGGCaagttctttcctttttgcttctCTGTGTCATCTGCATGCTCTGGGCGCCCTCACAAAACTCTATGCG CTATGCATACTCTGCGGAAGCGAGTGAAGACTTTGACAAAGAAGATACGTTGACTCTGATAAAGCCTGCACACACTCCTTCAAAGGATGAACGGAGTGTCGGACAAATGGAGACCAAACAGATGCATGTCAGTGGCAGTACTTTGCAATTTAATGGTGATATTGAAGAGGACAAGAGAGAATAG